Part of the Apteryx mantelli isolate bAptMan1 unplaced genomic scaffold, bAptMan1.hap1 HAP1_SCAFFOLD_122, whole genome shotgun sequence genome is shown below.
attttggGGACTGGGCAGAATTACAGTGATTGGGGggaaggggcagagttaaggggattgtGTGGgattgggcagagttaaggggattttggggtctgggcagagttaaggggatgtCTGGGACTGGGCAGAATTACAGTgattgggggggaggggcagagttaaggggattgtGTGGgattgggcagagttaaggggattgtGTGAgattgggcagagttaaggggattttggggtctgggcagagttaaggggattacGTAGGACTGGGCAGAGTTAAGGACGACGGGGAAAGAGGCAGGAGACGGCGGCCCTCGCACGTCCCCGCGCATCTCCCCCGCACGTCTCTCGTGCGTCTTGTGCGCACGTGCACAACTTACCTCCGGGCTCGTGCCAATCCGCCCTGCGCCCGCTGCCCTTCGCTGCCCCGCGGACCCGGAGCCACCCGCGCGCGCCCCGATGCGCCCTCGGCGCGCGCCCCATCGCCTCTGCTCCTGCGCCCCGGCTTTTAACGAGGCCCCGGCGTGGGCACCCTCCCTTTGATCCTCCCCCTCGCGTGACTCACGGACTCACGGGCCACGCGAGCCCCGGGGCCGTCCCCGCCGCTGTGTGCCGGCCTCGATAAAGGCAGCGGGCAGCAGTCGGCGCTCCCCGGTCgctggggtggccgtggggacGTCTTCCTCGCCGCTGGTGGCTTGGTTCTCCTTCATGGCCTCCATGGATGTGTTGGCCAGACCTCCGCGGACATCTTGACCTGATCCCATGGGCTGCGTTGACCAGGCTGCCGTGGTTGTGTTGCATCGACCCCAATGGATGCGCTGACTAGTCCTCCATGATCGCGGAGAGTAGACCTCAGGAGACATATTGACCAGACCTCCATGGAGATGTTGAGTAGCCCTCTATGGATGCATGGACCATATCTCTATGGACCTGTTGAGTAGCCCTCCATGGATGTCCTGATCATACCTCCACGGACTAGTTGAGTAGTCCTCCATGGATGTCCTGATCATACCTCCACGGACTAGTTGAGTAGCCCTCCATGGATGCCCTGACCATACCTCCACGGACTAGTTGAGTAGTCCTCCATGGATGTCCTGACCATACCTCCATAAACATGTTGCATAGATCCCAATGGACGTTTGGACTAGACTGCCATGGACACATGGAGTAGACTACTGTAGACATGTTGAGTAGACCTCCACGGACATATTGACTCACGACCTCCATGAACCTCCTTGAACACGTTGAATGGACCCCAACAGACACGTTGACCCAATCTCTGTGGATGATGGAGGAGCCGGAGTTGCCTGCGCCGGAGACCAGCGTGACAGCCCACCACAACTAGGAGATCCCTCCACACCAAACATCCCCAGGCAGGTGCCACCATTGTGGGACAACAAAAGGTGGCCAAAACTCCCCCCAGAAAAGCCTGAGTGAGAGCTGGAAGTTGCTGGTGGCAACCACTGGTCCCAGCAATGACAGGTGAGGACAACGGCTCCTCCACCTCTTTGGGAATTTGGACCCAGGCCAAAGCCTCTAAAGCCTTGGTGGCCACGGGATGAGTGTGCTGGGCTAATTACAGGTCCACACCTTCCGGCATGCCGGGCCCTGGCCTCATCGGATCTCGGAACAGcttggggaagagggagggggggCACCTTGCGCAAGGCGGCCGATGTTGCTCCCCACCCCGCTGAGCCATGGGGGATAACACgagctgtggtggcatctccggGTGTCCTCCCTCACCGCAGAGGGCATCAAGGTGCTTTTCCAGCCCACCAAAAATCCCGATGCGTTTTGGCCCCGCGGAGGCAAAGCTGATTTGGCACCGCTATCCGCCTCCAAGACGGGGCCATGTTTCCTCCCCCgcagagtggaaaaaaaatccccttttccCTGGAAATTAGAGGTTCTGGCTCTATGCAAACAGGTAAATTTGGCCCCGGGCAGTAACCACGCCACCGACGGGAGATTCCTTCCCACTTCGGAGCCGGCTTGCCCCGGGCGCACGCGCTCTGCCCGGCTGCGAACGCGTGCCCGTTGGGGAAGCGAAACCCGTCCGCTTACCCCAGGTGGGGAAATTTGGCCCCTTTTTGCACTCGCTGAGTCACGGGGAAATTTATCCCCTCTGGGGCTGGGAATTTTTCCCGGGTCATGCGCTGGGCCAGGGGGAAGCCGGCCTTTGGTGGCCCTGAAGCGGCTTCGGCCCAGGGAGTCGGGCCAGAACAGGGTGGATCGATAGAGAGGATCCAGTTCCAGGACATCGTGAGGGCTCATGTCTCTTCGTGGGGGGGACATCGAGctggatcaacccccccccccccccgtggctgctgtttatggggaaaaaaagggtgaAACCACTTTCCTTGGAAGAGCCAACAGGTCTACTCCTCAACGGTGGCCAACTGGTCTACCCCTCAGCGGCGGCTAACAGGTCTACCTCTCGATGGTGGCCTACTGGTTTTCCCTTCGGTGGCACCCAACTGGTTTGGTCTTCAACGGCGCCCAACTGGATCCTCTCCCACCTCTTTGAGGCCCGGGGCAATTTGGGGCACCTCAACGTGCCCAAGATGTGCTCCCACTCTCCAAAGACACGGGCCACGGCCCCCGCGGTGGAAAGCTTTATTCATTGGCAACTCAACGGGGTCCCCGCGGCCAACCATCGTCCCCCCCTTCCCCGGATGCGTGCTGCGGCGCTCGGACCGGCCGGCTCCGGGGAGCTtcaccgaggaggaggaggaggaggaggaggaggaggaggaggaggagaaggcactGTGGGGACTTTTGCGGGGTCGGCGGGGTTGCGGGTGGGTCAGGGAGGTCAGTTCCTTCTTATGGTGTCCTGGATCCAGCGGATGTATTTGCAGATGTTGACGTAGACGCCGGGTTTCTGGGGGTCCCCGCAGATCCCCGGTCCCCACGAGACGATGCCCTGGAGGCGCCCGTCGCACACGAGGGGACCCCCGGAGTCGCCCTGCGGAGGTGAGAGCGGTGACGCATGGAGGTCCCGGTGACATGGCCAACCCCCCTCTCAGCCCCacggtcccctgtgtccccccccgtcCTGGTGACATCCTCGTTCCCAGGCGGGGGGAGACCCTATGGGGCTGGGAAACTTGGCCCCATGGAGGCATCTCAATGCTGGGGTCCTGGAAGAGGACTTGGGTGGTGGTGTAGCATCTGGACCTGGAGCAGAGCCACTTTTTGGGGGAGAAACCCACAAAACCCATGAAATCCCACAAAAACAGCATGCAGGCGAAGCGAGGGCAGAGCGAAGAATTGCCACCCAATTTGGGGACATTTCAGGGCCGCTGGGGGTCATCTCCAGCCGGCTTAATGATGCCATGAAACCCCACCGGCTTTGCTGTCCGCCCCCCCCAGCTGCCAGCTGCATCGAGCTGTGCCCGTCCTCAGCCTGGCACGTTCCCTCCCGGAAGCTCATCCAGATCCGGTGGCCTCAAATCACCGGCAGCACCCACCTGGCAGGAATCTGCCCGGCTGCTGTACTCGCCGGCACACACCATGTTGGCGGTGATGGAGCCGGGGTAGGTCCGTTGGCATTGCTCCTCCGGCACGATCGTCACCTTGGCGCAGTGCAGGTCCTCGGGGAAGTTGACTGAGGGTGAAGGAGGCCAGGAGGTCACCCGGGGTGGGAGgatggacccaggtgtccggactcgtcccccctccctttttgtCTCGCTGCCACCAAGTGGGAGCCGCTGCCCAGTGCCCTGCCTGGGcgacctggacgcctgggtccttgaGGAGGGTGGTAGGACCAAGGGGGTCGGAGCGGAGGCAGCTTGAACGTTTGGTCCCATAAGTGGGGTGGACGGGGAggtcctggacgcctgggtccttgaGGAGGGCAAGGGCATCTtggggtggaagcagggagcccggacacctgggtcccacgTGAACAACCTCATACCTTCAGGGCTGGTGGTGGACCCCCAGCCCGAGATCTGGCAGGTCTTGCCGGGCACGGGGCAGTGGGTGGCCAAGGGCAGCGGCTTGACCCGCTCGTTGATGTGGACGGGCAGGAGGAGCTTGACGAGCATGAGGTCGCTGTCCTTCGTGGCGGGGTCGTAGCGCGGGTGGCTGATGACCTTGGAGGAGAGCCGTCGCTGCTCCGAGCCGCCCGGCTCTTTgggcccccggccccccagccGCACGCTGATGAAGCTGGAGCCAGAGGCGTCAGCGTTGGGATGGGGAGAGGAGGGTCCGGGCTGGGTATGGAGCACCCTGGGGACCCACACAAAGAGGGGGCAGAGCCAGCGCCGTGGGCCAGGAAGGCAGAAGAAGCGAAAGCAgaaaagggcagagttaaggttatgTCTGTCCAGAAAAGGGCAGGGTTAAGGTTATGTGTAGGCATAaaaagggcagagttaaggtcaTGTCTGTCCAGAAAAGGGCAGGGTTAAGGTTATGGACATGCCCAAAAGAGGCAGCTAAGGTTACACGCAGCCTGAAAAGGGGCAGAGTTAAACCTGCTGAGATACCACCAACCCTTCCAGCCTCCTTGGCAGAAGACCAAGGCCCCGGGCGTGACCGGCGCCAATTCCTGGGTGGCTTTGGCCCTCCGACACCAAACCCGCCAGGCACCGACGCAAACAACCGCCCCACGCGCCCGTGCCCAGCCCCGTGCCTGGGGCCACTCCACCCCGCGACCTCCTACCCCGGGACGTGGCAGTGGGCGGCCGTCAGCACCCAGTTCCTGGCCACCAGCGTG
Proteins encoded:
- the LOC106494189 gene encoding kallikrein-8-like, whose amino-acid sequence is MKVLVVMLLALVPAASRNVLWVLEGTSCDLPWQAALFKGDKFICGGTLVARNWVLTAAHCHVPGFISVRLGGRGPKEPGGSEQRRLSSKVISHPRYDPATKDSDLMLVKLLLPVHINERVKPLPLATHCPVPGKTCQISGWGSTTSPEVNFPEDLHCAKVTIVPEEQCQRTYPGSITANMVCAGEYSSRADSCQGDSGGPLVCDGRLQGIVSWGPGICGDPQKPGVYVNICKYIRWIQDTIRRN